A stretch of Mya arenaria isolate MELC-2E11 chromosome 14, ASM2691426v1 DNA encodes these proteins:
- the LOC128217925 gene encoding mesoderm-specific transcript homolog protein-like: protein MGYQNIAWIVVVTAATVYFLNIPPPPLSSTLLNWQKKGDIFKYKGFDIFYIVEEGVPSDGSTLVLIHGFPTSSHDWSKILGGMKSQFSKIIMLDMLGYGFSDKPLEHDYLITEQADIHEALLTSLSIPRAHVMSHDYGDTVALELLHRFDNKESKFQLESLCMLNGGVFPETHSPLIGQTLLLTPVLGSVLSHFTFYRIYERSLSKVFGADTQPTSDEMMDFYAIVQKKNGNVVNSRLIKYITQRAENKDRWVGALVKTKLPVHMIYGPSDPVNSGYAFVDHYKKVVPSPSITVLDAAIGHYPQWEDPNAVFESYKSFLQSIKKT from the exons ATGGGGTACCAAAACATTGCATGGATTGTGGTTGTCACCGCCGCCACCGTATATTTCCTCAACATTCCACCACCGCCACTTTCATCGACGCTGCTCAACTGGCAAAAGAAAGGGGATATCTTCAAATATAAgggatttgatatattttatatag ttgAGGAAGGAGTACCAAGCGATGGAAGCACCCTTGTGTTGATCCATGGATTTCCCACCTCCAGCCATGATTGGAGCAAG ATTCTTGGTGGTATGAAATCACAGTTCAGCAAAATCATTATGCTGGATATGTTGGGATATGGATTCTCAGATAAGCCG CTTGAACACGACTACCTAATTACGGAACAGGCGGACATTCACGAGGCTCTGCTGACGTCACTTTCCATACCACGCGCACACGTGATGTCACATGACTACGGCGACACCGTGGCCTTGGAACTGCTTCATAG GTTCGACAACAAAGAATCAAAATTTCAGCTTGAATCATTGTGCATGTTAAATGGCG GCGTGTTCCCGGAGACACATTCCCCTTTAATTGGCCAAAcg CTTCTTTTGACGCCTGTTCTTGGGTCCGTACTGAGCCATTTTACCTTCTACCGGATTTATGAAAGGAG CTTGTCAAAGGTGTTCGGAGCAGACACCCAGCCAACTTCTGATGAAATGATGGATTTCTACGCAAtagtccaaaaaaaaaatggaaacgTCGTTAATTCAAG gttaataaaatatatcaccCAACGAGCAGAAAACAAGGACAGATGGGTCGGGGCACTCGTGAAGACGAAACTTCCAG TTCACATGATATATGGGCCATCTGATCCAGTTAACAGTGGATACGCCTTCGTTGATCATTACAA GAAAGTAGTGCCATCCCCGAGTATTACTGTTCTAGACGCAGCGATAGGACACTACCCGCAGTGGGAGGATCCGAATGCCGTCTTCGAATCATACAAGTCCTTCTTACAGTCCATCAAAAAGACTTAA
- the LOC128216292 gene encoding uncharacterized protein LOC128216292: protein MASNFESSIQRGCDFIHDFACSACEEDGLSTEAQYFCNQCRKYYCNNCVPVHNKLYKRHTVLDRKDVKKWAATPGMVDVLERCERHPGEALKLVCGDHDQLCCHVCVAMDHRQCSAIQHIPDVAKGIGKDPEFRQLPQRVAVLRKQIEDMKNDRKKNSTSLRKTRTAIVDEIKAIRKKINDILDKMEKTTVQELDRLVADQELSIKKDIESCTQMDDELKNIIDDIQSKDSSGEPPLYIGFRKCEEIIKQANEILQNMSSVVKYEITFRKHNEIEDNLCSVTTFGELNDSNFFCKQPRTSLFPREHVFATNGYKEYNVKISSDKDTCYNGGICELPGGEIVITDYKNSKVKLLDQEYRVVDHCDVPKYAFDVCHIGGNEVAVCVDNSDDSCELHFINITKGKLVTTRKLSFSHRCFGAAHHGNNLYISSRTALYVYTMTGKLVKKLYEDKSGDKTVMRIAISNDGKTIYITNNQLITLDNLGNKLAIFTDPDWKGPFGVHATTTGHLFVCCLGSYTVLQVDKDGKTKLATLARKDGVYRPIALFFSSRTSSLVVSGVKDTLLVLNVR, encoded by the exons ATGGCATCGAATTTTGAATCCTCCATTCAGAGGGGCTGTGATTTCATCCATGATTTCGCCTGTTCGGCTTGTGAAGAAGATGGATTGAGCACGGAAGCTCAATATTTTTGTAATCAGTGCAGAAAATATTACTGCAATAACTGTGTCCCAGTTCACAACAAGCtatacaagagacacacagtGCTCGACCGGAAGGACGTGAAGAAATGGGCAGCTACacctgggatggtggacgtcctTGAGAGATGCGAGAGGCATCCCGGGGAGGCGCTCAAGCTGGTCTGTGGTGACCATGACCAACTGTGTTGCCATGTGTGCGTTGCCATGGATCATag ACAATGTTCAGCAATACAGCACATTCCAGACGTTGCAAAGGGCATCGGCAAAGATCCCGAGTTTCGTCAACTACCTCAACGTGTAGCTGTTCTCAGGAAGCAGATAGAAGATATGAAAAACGACAGAAAGAAAAATAGTACCTCACTGAGGAAGACTCGAACAGCCATTGTTGATGAAATCAAAGCAATCCGTAAAAAGATCAACGACATTCTTGACAAGATGGAGAAAACAACCGTTCAAGAATTAGACCGTCTGGTTGCTGATCAGGAACTGTCCATTAAGAAAGATATTGAGTCATGTACACAGATGGACGACGAATTAAAGAACATCATAGATGACATACAAAGCAAAGACTCATCAGGCGAACCACCCCTATACATTGGGTTCAGAAAATGTGAAGAAATAATCAAACAAGCAAACGAAATACTTCAAAACATGTCAAGTGTTGTCAAATACGAAATAACCTTTCGTAAACATAATGAAATAGAAGATAACTTGTGCTCGGTGACGACCTTTGGAGAGTTAAATGATTCgaactttttttgtaaacaaccACGTACATCGCTTTTTCCCCGAGAGCATGTATTTGCTACCAATGGTTACAAGGAGTACAACGTAAAGATTAGTTCAGACAAAGATACATGTTATAATGGAGGGATATGTGAGCTTCCTGGTGGAGAGATTGTTATTACAGACTACAAAAACAGTAAAGTGAAACTCCTGGACCAGGAGTACAGGGTTGTCGACCACTGTGATGTTCCCAAGTATGCATTTGACGTGTGTCACATTGGCGGAAATGAGGTTGCCGTTTGTGTTGACAATAGCGACGATAGTTGtgaacttcatttcattaacattacAAAAGGAAAACTTGTGACTACGAGAAAATTAAGTTTCTCCCATAGATGTTTCGGCGCAGCTCATCACGGGAACAACCTTTACATTTCATCACGCACCGCGCTGTACGTCTATACGATGACGGGGAAGCTGGTGAAGAAGCTGTACGAGGACAAGTCCGGTGATAAGACGGTGATGAGAATTGCCATCAGTAACGACGGGAAGACTATCTACATCACAAACAATCAACTTATCACCCTTGACAACCTCGGCAACAAGCTGGCCATATTCACTGATCCGGACTGGAAGGGACCTTTCGGAGTACACGCGACAACTACTGGACACCTGTTCGTCTGCTGCCTAGGGTCCTACACAGTGCTGCAGGTTGACAAGGACGGGAAGACGAAGTTGGCCACACTGGCAAGGAAAGACGGCGTGTACAGACCTATAGCTTTGTTCTTCAGCAGCCGTACTTCCTCTCTGGTTGTCAGCGGAGTGAAAGACACGCTCCTCGTCCTTAATGTACGATAA